One region of Exiguobacterium acetylicum genomic DNA includes:
- a CDS encoding ABC transporter ATP-binding protein translates to METILSVRDLNVAFHTYAGTVQAVRGVSFDLKKGETLAIVGESGSGKSVTSKAIMRLIPNPPGEITQGEILFEGRDLVKLSDKEMQKVRGRDIAMIFQDPMTSLNPTMTIYKQIAEGLKRHQGLTGDAAKKRTLELLTLVGIPNPEARLKQYPHQLSGGMRQRIVIAIALACNPKVLIADEPTTALDVTIQAQILELLKDIQQKTGTAIIFITHDLGVVANMADRVAVMYAGKLIEKGTVDEIFYEPRHPYTWGLLGSMPRPSDDRSQDLPAIPGTPPNLMHPPVGDAFAPRNKYAMKIDFEKEPPFFKISDTHEAATWLLHPQAPYVEPPAAIRDLALKYRPDSVFSKSLLKGGLK, encoded by the coding sequence ATGGAAACTATTTTATCTGTTCGCGACCTGAACGTCGCTTTCCATACGTATGCCGGGACGGTACAAGCCGTCCGCGGTGTATCGTTTGATTTGAAAAAAGGCGAGACACTCGCAATCGTTGGTGAGTCTGGTTCTGGTAAATCGGTTACTTCAAAAGCGATCATGCGTTTGATTCCAAACCCACCAGGTGAAATCACACAAGGTGAAATCTTATTTGAAGGTCGTGACCTCGTTAAGCTTTCGGATAAAGAAATGCAAAAAGTCCGCGGTCGTGATATCGCAATGATCTTCCAAGATCCGATGACATCACTTAACCCGACAATGACGATTTATAAACAAATCGCTGAAGGGTTAAAACGTCACCAAGGCTTAACAGGCGACGCAGCGAAAAAGCGTACACTCGAACTTTTGACACTCGTAGGAATTCCGAATCCAGAAGCGCGTCTGAAACAATATCCGCACCAATTATCGGGTGGGATGCGTCAACGGATCGTCATCGCAATCGCACTTGCATGTAATCCGAAAGTGTTGATTGCCGATGAGCCGACGACTGCACTCGATGTTACAATTCAAGCTCAGATCCTTGAGTTATTGAAAGACATTCAGCAAAAAACGGGTACAGCAATCATCTTCATTACGCACGACTTAGGTGTCGTAGCGAACATGGCTGACCGTGTAGCCGTCATGTATGCTGGTAAATTGATTGAAAAAGGTACAGTAGATGAGATCTTCTATGAGCCGCGTCATCCATATACTTGGGGACTACTAGGTTCAATGCCACGTCCATCGGATGACCGTTCACAAGATCTTCCTGCGATTCCAGGAACTCCACCGAACTTGATGCATCCACCAGTCGGTGATGCGTTTGCACCGCGTAACAAATACGCGATGAAGATTGATTTCGAGAAAGAACCACCTTTCTTCAAAATCTCAGATACACACGAAGCGGCGACGTGGTTGCTACATCCACAAGCTCCATACGTCGAACCACCCGCTGCAATCCGTGACTTGGCGTTAAAATACCGTCCGGACAGCGTGTTCTCAAAATCGCTTCTGAAAGGCGGTCTGAAATAA